From one Caldithrix abyssi DSM 13497 genomic stretch:
- a CDS encoding phosphoglycerate kinase — protein MKKLTIDRLDLKGKKVLIRCDFNVPLNEKGEITDDRRIVASLPTIKKVLQDGGAAILCSHLGRPKGQVKEELRLKPVAKRLSELLNVEVKMAPDCIGPEVQKMKAELKPGEVLLLENLRFHKEETENDPEFARQLAEGCDLYINDAFGTAHRAHASTEGVTRYFKQAAAGYLIEKELKYLGQAIENPTRPFVAILGGAKISGKIDVIRNLFNKVDTLIIGGGMAYTFYKAQGYEIGKSLLEEDRIEMAGQILKEAKEKNINLLLPVDAVVADKFDNDAVRKVVKVTEIPADYMGMDIGPESIKLFAEEVSRAKTIVWNGPLGVFEMPNFETGTRKIAEAIAQATKNGAVSVIGGGDSAAAIAKFGMEDQFTHISTGGGASLEFLEGKELPGIAALTDA, from the coding sequence ATGAAAAAACTAACCATAGACCGGCTTGATTTGAAGGGTAAAAAAGTTTTAATCCGCTGCGATTTTAACGTGCCGTTAAATGAAAAAGGCGAGATTACCGATGATCGGCGCATTGTGGCTTCTTTACCGACCATCAAAAAGGTGCTGCAGGACGGCGGAGCGGCCATTTTGTGCAGCCATCTGGGAAGACCGAAAGGTCAGGTTAAAGAAGAATTACGCTTAAAACCGGTGGCCAAACGGTTAAGTGAGCTGTTAAATGTTGAAGTAAAAATGGCGCCCGATTGTATTGGTCCCGAAGTGCAGAAGATGAAGGCCGAGCTTAAACCGGGCGAAGTGCTGTTGCTGGAAAATTTACGCTTTCACAAAGAAGAAACAGAAAACGATCCGGAATTTGCCCGTCAGCTGGCAGAAGGCTGCGATCTTTACATCAATGACGCTTTTGGCACAGCGCATCGCGCTCATGCTTCGACCGAGGGCGTTACCAGATATTTTAAACAGGCCGCAGCCGGCTATCTGATAGAAAAAGAGTTGAAATATCTGGGACAGGCCATCGAAAATCCCACGCGCCCGTTTGTGGCCATCTTAGGCGGGGCGAAAATCTCCGGCAAAATCGATGTGATCAGAAATCTGTTCAACAAAGTGGACACGTTGATTATTGGCGGAGGCATGGCCTACACCTTTTATAAGGCGCAGGGCTATGAAATCGGAAAATCATTGCTGGAAGAAGACCGCATCGAGATGGCCGGACAAATTTTGAAAGAGGCCAAAGAGAAGAACATCAACCTGTTATTGCCCGTTGATGCAGTGGTGGCCGATAAGTTTGATAATGATGCCGTGCGTAAGGTGGTTAAAGTAACGGAAATTCCCGCAGATTACATGGGAATGGACATCGGGCCGGAGAGCATCAAGCTTTTTGCGGAAGAAGTTTCCAGAGCCAAAACCATTGTGTGGAACGGGCCGCTGGGCGTTTTTGAAATGCCCAATTTTGAAACAGGCACGCGTAAAATTGCCGAAGCCATCGCCCAGGCCACGAAAAATGGCGCCGTGAGTGTGATCGGAGGCGGCGACTCAGCGGCGGCCATCGCCAAATTCGGCATGGAAGACCAATTTACGCACATCTCCACCGGCGGCGGCGCATCGCTGGAATTTCTGGAAGGGAAGGAACTGCCGGGTATTGCCGCGCTAACCGATGCCTGA
- the gap gene encoding type I glyceraldehyde-3-phosphate dehydrogenase: MGIKVAINGFGRIGRLVFKAAFEDKDVEFVAINDLTDAKTLAHLLKYDSVHGKFPAEVKADGDYIIAGDQKIKVLAVKDPAELPWKELGVEYVIESTGVFRTREKVAKHLQAGAKKVLLTVPAKDEIDNTIVMGVNDDQLRPEDAIVSNASCTTNCLAPVAKVLQETFGIKRGLMTTIHAYTNDQRILDLPHKDLRRARAAAVSMIPTTTGAARAVGKVIPELNGKLDGMAVRVPTPDGSLVDLVAELEKEVTVEEVNAAMKKAAEGSMKGILEYCEDPIVSVDIVGNPHSSIFDALSTTVMDGNMVKVLSWYDNEWGYSVRCVDLLKKMASM; the protein is encoded by the coding sequence ATGGGTATCAAAGTAGCGATCAATGGGTTCGGACGCATTGGGCGTCTGGTTTTTAAGGCAGCTTTTGAAGATAAAGACGTGGAATTTGTTGCCATTAATGATTTGACCGATGCCAAGACGCTGGCACATTTATTAAAATACGATTCCGTTCACGGAAAATTTCCGGCTGAAGTAAAAGCAGACGGCGATTACATTATTGCCGGAGATCAGAAAATCAAAGTATTGGCAGTAAAAGATCCCGCCGAATTGCCCTGGAAAGAGCTGGGCGTTGAATATGTAATAGAATCAACCGGCGTTTTCAGAACGCGTGAAAAAGTAGCAAAACACTTACAGGCCGGCGCTAAAAAGGTGCTGTTAACCGTTCCGGCAAAAGATGAAATCGACAATACCATCGTTATGGGCGTAAATGACGATCAGCTTCGTCCGGAAGATGCGATTGTATCCAATGCATCGTGCACAACCAACTGTCTTGCGCCGGTAGCCAAAGTTTTGCAGGAAACATTCGGCATTAAACGCGGATTAATGACGACCATTCACGCTTACACCAACGATCAACGCATTCTGGATCTTCCGCACAAAGATTTACGTCGCGCGCGCGCTGCCGCCGTTAGCATGATTCCAACCACCACTGGCGCCGCACGTGCGGTCGGCAAAGTAATTCCTGAACTGAATGGTAAACTGGATGGTATGGCTGTGCGCGTACCCACTCCGGACGGTTCTCTGGTTGATCTGGTAGCTGAACTGGAAAAAGAGGTTACCGTGGAAGAAGTCAATGCCGCCATGAAAAAAGCCGCAGAAGGCAGCATGAAAGGCATTCTGGAATATTGCGAAGACCCGATTGTTTCTGTGGATATCGTTGGAAATCCGCACTCCAGCATTTTTGACGCCCTTTCCACAACGGTTATGGACGGCAACATGGTGAAAGTGTTAAGCTGGTACGATAACGAATGGGGCTACTCTGTGCGTTGCGTGGACTTGCTGAAAAAAATGGCCAGCATGTAA
- the tpiA gene encoding triose-phosphate isomerase, which produces MKRQIVIAGNWKMHKTNSEAMQLANQVRIKTMDITKTQIVICPPFTALAPVYEVIGDSRIHLGAQNMFWEKEGAFTGEISAGMIKSTGADYVIIGHSERRQYFGESDETVNKKVKAALENGLKPIVCVGETLEEREANITLKVVSRQIRGAFADLSAEQMKKVIVAYEPVWAIGTGKTATPEQAQQVHQEIRQLLTEMFGSEIGEKMVIQYGGSVKPANAESLLSQPDIDGALVGGACLKADSFSEIIHIAEKLQ; this is translated from the coding sequence ATGAAACGCCAGATCGTAATCGCCGGAAACTGGAAGATGCACAAAACCAATAGTGAGGCCATGCAACTGGCCAATCAGGTGAGAATAAAAACGATGGACATAACTAAAACGCAGATCGTCATTTGTCCGCCTTTTACCGCCCTTGCGCCGGTTTACGAAGTTATTGGCGACTCCAGAATTCATCTGGGGGCGCAGAACATGTTCTGGGAAAAAGAGGGCGCTTTTACCGGAGAAATTAGCGCGGGCATGATCAAAAGTACGGGCGCGGATTATGTGATTATTGGCCACTCTGAACGGCGGCAATATTTTGGCGAAAGCGATGAAACCGTTAATAAAAAAGTGAAAGCCGCGCTGGAAAACGGTTTAAAGCCCATTGTGTGCGTTGGCGAAACCCTGGAAGAGCGGGAGGCCAATATTACTTTAAAAGTGGTCAGCCGACAGATTCGCGGCGCTTTTGCCGATTTAAGCGCCGAACAGATGAAAAAAGTGATTGTGGCTTATGAACCGGTTTGGGCTATCGGCACCGGCAAAACGGCCACGCCTGAACAGGCGCAACAGGTGCACCAGGAAATTCGTCAGCTGCTTACGGAGATGTTCGGAAGCGAAATAGGTGAAAAGATGGTCATTCAATACGGTGGCAGCGTAAAGCCCGCAAACGCCGAATCACTTTTGAGTCAACCGGATATTGACGGCGCGCTGGTGGGTGGCGCCTGTTTAAAAGCCGACTCGTTTTCGGAAATCATTCACATTGCTGAAAAGTTGCAATAG